The Daphnia magna isolate NIES linkage group LG6, ASM2063170v1.1, whole genome shotgun sequence genome segment TCATTAgaaatagaattcgtcaatctttattaaatatatccatttttaacaaaggtgtaaaagttgctgcactagagagaagacaaacgtgtttaatataatgaaataggcaatgttgcgaaaggcgcaaatttcaaaaaatgttgaatttcaatcacaaatttaacatataaataattgccaaATCTAGAGGAATttggtatttaaggatagggaattaaattaagcttaattgaaatcaatttccggacacattgattggtaattttatagataacgaacgaaaaaccccattTTTTACTATAAccccgagaggcgaggggccttctatactagcgaacctggcggggaatcttgggaccctttactgaacacccgccgtttcttccaagagactgggatagcgcgagagtgtacctttcctattatatcgtggttctactgtcgggcattTGATATTTTATAAAAATCGTTTGAGTTCTGTTGTCGGGCATTGGAGTGCTATTGTCGGACAGAAGAGTTCTATTGTCTCatgctatttgttatttttaatttttttttttttggggttctaatgtctttggagttctattgtacatggagttctactgtcggatttaccaaaaatttttataaatatttttaaacgtggggttctaatgtcttggagttctactgtttttggagttctactgtcttggagttctactgtcgccaTACCCTCACTTCTTTACTTATCCTTCATGCTATGagtagcgctcggccccgcgccaatcggggagctttttagtcgatccggtcgATTTCGGTGCttggtgcggtgatatcggtgatcggtgccttccccgattatcaatgaatagtggtctaaattggcagttgccctgtggccaacaagaacaaaatgtgaccctaaTCACGTGTTTCTCGTTGGTctatcagaactcaaggtcactagtaagactaaccccctatggcagaagcggtgctatcggtgcagcaccgattatagcaccgttccgcaccgaaaaaagaaatccccgcaccgaacttccccgattcggGAAGTCggatcggggaagcttagcggtgtccccgattagaatgtgatcggggccgagccctagctATGAGCTAAAGATCTAAAGAACAAACTGTTCAAGTAACGTATTTCGTGCACTGTGCCATCTGCCACCTATCAAACTTTATTAAGGTATTCACAGCATCAGTTGTAAATCACTAAAATTTCAGTAATGACATTTGCGGAAAAGatgaatatattttttcttttatattttatggATAATTTCAAAGTTGAGATTAAGAATTGCTTagaatttttagtttttgtacAGCTCAGAGCCACTATTGCACCTTGTCTGGCCTTATTTAGTATTAGTACATGTATCTGTTACAGCTGTTTTCGTTTCGCGCCAAATGTTGGTTAATAGTCCCAACCCGGTTCATACCACCACTAGAGGCGCCGCTAAGCAAGAGGGCGCGAGAGCCAGTCGGAActcggaaagaaaaagggaattcCCGCCACGAATCGGCAAGAGTAAGCTTTGTGTGGGTTTTTCTACGTCTGAGGCGGTGAACTGCAGTCTGTTTTACTTGTGATTCCTTGGTTTTCGCCCGATGTAGCTAGATTTTGTTATTAGAAAGCATAGCTGCTTTATTGGTTTGATAGTTACGTGCTTATTGACTACTCAAAATGGGTTTGTCTGAAGATGCCGACCAAGAAAATACAGAAGAGAGGTTTCGTGGCCTCTGTGCCGATCTCAATATCGACAAAAACACAGCCGATGAAGCCTGGCGAAACTACGAAACCATTTCAACTAATTACACTCTAGAGGTAAATATGTAGCTATGGCAAATAAATTAATACATTATAATTGTacaacctttttaaaatgacatCTTCACAGTTACTGTATTTTTTATGTCTACGTAAACTAACTTATGTGCATCATTGGTGCATAAAAGATATTTCTAGCCAAGTTTTGACGTTTGTCTACAtcacaacttaattttttatattttttcaataGGGGGATCATATACATTGGCTATGCTGTGCCTTGTATGTGGCCTGCAGAAACAGCACTGTCCCGACAGTGGGACAAGTTGGAACTGTGGAGGGCAACTGTGTTAGTTTAACCCAGCTTAGAAGAAAATGCAATATCAGCATGCTTGATTTCTTTGATAAATCAAGAAAATGGGCAGACATGGCAAATTTGTCTGAAGAACTACGTCGCAAGTTTGTAAGCTTGGAACGTAATTTTGAAGTCTGCTCtgtaattttcaaaaaatatgATGAAATGTTCAAAGAAATCTTTCAAGACCCAGCGAATGATCCACCAAGGCAACCTCGTTCTAGAAAGTCACGCAAACTTCCGTGCACTAGCAAAGATGTTTATGACTTTTGCTGGGCTTTCTTTGTACGAGTCAAAACGAATTTTTCACAAATCCACGAAGAGCTAGTCAGCTGTTTTCATTTGCTGCTAGCGTGCCTTGATTACATTTATGGCAATTCTCTTGTTGCCAATCGCCGAGACCTCTTCAACCCTCAGTTTCCTGGTCTACCAAGCGACTTCAACACTCGCGATTACAAAGCTCCTACCGAACCTGGCTGTATCGTCGAGTGCTTGTACTCTCGAAATAGCGGTCAGGACGAAAAAACTGTCGTTGACGTCAAGCGAATCAAAACACATGTCCTCAAACCTTACGTTAAAAGCCTCATCGATAAAGAGGTGCTCAAAGGGGACAAGAGAACCTTGTGTGGTATTCTCGATACGGCTGTCTTCGATTTAAACAAGAAAGTGGTCAACAATGACTATGAGGATTATGTGCATCGGGTCGGCGATTTCGATGAACGCATTTTCTCCAGTCCTGATGCCCTAACGGAGATCGGAACCCCGGTGAAGGCCACTTTCAACAGTATCGCTTCCTTCGAGGAACAGAAACTTATGGTTTATCCAGCTCGTCGCAATTTGCAATCGCAATTTGATGGTTCACATCATCTGGCATTGGCCACACCCTTGACTGGCCGCAATTTCCTCAAAGCCAAAGAACCTGGATCGGTAACACCTGTGTCGACGGCCACTCAAAGCGTCAGTAAGCTGCAGGCTCTGGTCTCAGGTCGTCAAACGGGTCCTAGTGAAGAGCTTAGACGCATATTCAGTGAGTGTTCTAACAATCCAGGAGAAAGCATCCAGGCCCGCGTTAAAGAAATGGGCGAGAAATTCTGCAACCACTATGTTAACCACGCCGACGAAGGTCGTACCAATGGTTTTAGCATGGATATGGCTCGCAAACGTCTGCAATTAGGAGAAAGTCTTTACTATAAAGTTTTGGAAAACATTATTAATGACGAACGAAGGCGTCTCAAGCCAGGCACTGATCTATCAGGTGATATAGTAATAGTTGATTCCAAATGGTAACtgtttttaactgtttttcATGTTCTTCTAGGAATTCTCCAGCAGGATATGCTTCACCAGCTGTTGATCACGTGCTGTCTAGAGATTGTTCTCTTCTCCTACAACTCACAGCGCACATTCCCGTGGATATTGGAAGTCTTCCCTATTCAacctttctacttttataaGGTACAAGCGTATCTTTGTCATGATGTCCTTTATCCGTCTAATCGTAAATTGAAATACAGGTCATTGAAGTACTGATTCGGGCTGAGGATTTATCCCGTGACGTAGTAAAACACCTAAACCATATGGAGGAGCAAATTCTCGAGTCTATGGCATGGCGTTCCCAAAGTCCGCTGTGGGAATATTTGAAGAGCTGCGATCAGCCAATTCCCTCTTGCGAAGAGGTATCGCTGCCAAGCCAACTTCAACCAGCCACGCCCTCGGCTGCTCAGACGCCGTCCGCCGCCCAGTCATCAGATCCAGTCAGAAACACTCCGCAACAGCCTATTCCTTATTCGCCATCGACCTACGTCACCAATAAGAGAGCGGAATCTAGTCTTGCTGCTTGTAAGTATAGCACAGTCAACTTTGTTTGGTTGTTGCGACAAGGGATTACAAACTACAACGCTTCTCTTTTCCTAGCTCTTCTGCAATCACCCGTTTCATCAGTGGCCTCAGTAAATGAACGTACTCCAGCCCAATCTTCGAGGCGGAAGTTGTTTTCTGGTTCTGAAACAATTCAATCAAGTCCTTCTACCACggtggctgctgctgctggttcAGTTGTCAATGCAATAAAGGCTCTCTCTGAATCGGAAGCCAACGAACGTAAACCTGAGCTTGTCCCCAGTCCCGGTGTGCTAGTAGCTACAGACAACAAACCTAAGAGAACGGGATCCTTGAGTCTATTTTTTAGAAAGGTAAGTTAAACTGAAAAGCTATGACTTTGTCAAATAAGGAAAACAACGATACtttcatttttcagttttatcaCTTGGCATCCGTTCGACTACAAGACTTGTGCAATCGTTTGGAGTTGTATGAAGAAGACTTACGAAAGAAAATATGGACATGTTTCGAGTATTCGGTGATGAAGCACAGCGATTTAATGCAGGATCGCCATCTTGATCAAATTTTGATGTGTGCTGTCTACGTGATATGCAAAGTAAGTTGTACCGTGTTTCCTTGTAGAACTGTATTTGCTAATTGTTCGTTTTTATGGGTCCATATTTTTAGGTTACTACTAGAGACAAGAACTTTACCGACATCATGCGTTGCTATCGAACACAACCTCACGCTTCCAGTCACGTATATCGCAGTGTTTTGCTCTGCACCAGAGCCCGGCGTGGATCGGCGTCATCGACTTCAGGATCAGCGTCATCCGTAACAGGAGGGAACAATCCATCAGCAACTCCTAGTCCTTCTCCGAGTGAAGAGGAGGACGAGTCAACAGCATCGTCCACTGTCAAGGCTAATAccgatgaaaagaaaacggaagcCAATGGAGAAAAGGCGCTTCCACCAGTTCGCTCTTCGTCGACGTTGCCGTTCCCACAGCCATCGTCTTGTCCTCCCACTCCGACAGGATTAGCTGGCACTTCGTCCAGTTTCGAGTATGAGGATCGAGGAGATCTGATTCTGTTTTACAACACAGTCTATGTTCGCCGACTTCAGGCGTTCGCTCTCAAATTCTCAAATCGGAATCGCCTGGTAAATAAATTCCTAATGATTTACTAGATTAAATAATACTGAACGACC includes the following:
- the LOC116919374 gene encoding retinoblastoma-like protein 1 — encoded protein: MGLSEDADQENTEERFRGLCADLNIDKNTADEAWRNYETISTNYTLEGDHIHWLCCALYVACRNSTVPTVGQVGTVEGNCVSLTQLRRKCNISMLDFFDKSRKWADMANLSEELRRKFVSLERNFEVCSVIFKKYDEMFKEIFQDPANDPPRQPRSRKSRKLPCTSKDVYDFCWAFFVRVKTNFSQIHEELVSCFHLLLACLDYIYGNSLVANRRDLFNPQFPGLPSDFNTRDYKAPTEPGCIVECLYSRNSGQDEKTVVDVKRIKTHVLKPYVKSLIDKEVLKGDKRTLCGILDTAVFDLNKKVVNNDYEDYVHRVGDFDERIFSSPDALTEIGTPVKATFNSIASFEEQKLMVYPARRNLQSQFDGSHHLALATPLTGRNFLKAKEPGSVTPVSTATQSVSKLQALVSGRQTGPSEELRRIFSECSNNPGESIQARVKEMGEKFCNHYVNHADEGRTNGFSMDMARKRLQLGESLYYKVLENIINDERRRLKPGTDLSGILQQDMLHQLLITCCLEIVLFSYNSQRTFPWILEVFPIQPFYFYKVIEVLIRAEDLSRDVVKHLNHMEEQILESMAWRSQSPLWEYLKSCDQPIPSCEEVSLPSQLQPATPSAAQTPSAAQSSDPVRNTPQQPIPYSPSTYVTNKRAESSLAASLLQSPVSSVASVNERTPAQSSRRKLFSGSETIQSSPSTTVAAAAGSVVNAIKALSESEANERKPELVPSPGVLVATDNKPKRTGSLSLFFRKFYHLASVRLQDLCNRLELYEEDLRKKIWTCFEYSVMKHSDLMQDRHLDQILMCAVYVICKVTTRDKNFTDIMRCYRTQPHASSHVYRSVLLCTRARRGSASSTSGSASSVTGGNNPSATPSPSPSEEEDESTASSTVKANTDEKKTEANGEKALPPVRSSSTLPFPQPSSCPPTPTGLAGTSSSFEYEDRGDLILFYNTVYVRRLQAFALKFSNRNRLEALPLSPLPLQRHVTLSPRRKVSAKHTIFISPLKANGIPHSPLPMRYSFNRSPSKDLQAINAFLREERPTKRLLSYEIGPRDHITDAAMAPPPPKFPMTVENAGAARKISFH